The nucleotide window GCTAATAATGTAGGACCAGCAGTTGGCTCTAAAGCCTTGACTCTTACAGGTGCTATTTTTATCGCTGCTATCTTTGAATCACTTGGAGCTTTTATAGCTGGTGGAGATGTAGTAAAAACAATTAAAGATGGTATTATTAATCCTGATTTGATAAAAAATCCTGAAATATTTATCTGGGCAATGACAGCAGCCTTGCTTTCTGCTGCACTTTGGTTGAATTTTGCAACTTCTATTGGAGCACCTGTTTCGACAACACATTCTATTGTAGGTGGTGTGATGGGTTCAGGAATAGCAGCAGCTGGTTTTGCAATAGTTTCTTGGGATACTGTTGGTAAAATTGTAGCCTCTTGGGTTGTTTCTCCTTTGCTTGGTGGAATAATAGCAGCAGGATTTCTTTACTTTATAAAAAAACAAATAATCTATAAAGAAAATATGATAGAAGCCTCAAAAAAATTTGTTCCAATTTTGATTTCAGTAATGACTTGGACTTTTAGTACTTATATCATCTTGAAAGGCTTGAAACACCTTGTTGATTTGAATTTCTTTGTAGCTTCTGTAATTGCATTTTTTATAACTGTTGGTGTTTATCTTCTTGTTAAACCATTAATAGCTAAATCTTCAAATAAATTGGCAAATACAAGAGCTTCTGTAAATAGCTTGTTTAATATTCCTTTGGTGTTTGCAGCAGCCTTGCTTTCTTTTGCACATGGAGCAAATGATGTGGCAAATGCAATTGGACCACTTGCAGCAATAAATGATGCAATAGTAAATGTAGAAATAGCATCAAAAGTAAGTATTCCTTTTTGGGTAATGGCAGTAGGAGCATTTGGTATAGTAATAGGATTGACTCTATATGGACCAAAACTGATAAAAACAGTAGGCTCAGAGATAACAGAACTTGATCAAATGAGAGCATACTCAATAGCAATGGCAGCAGCATTCACAGTAATAGTAGCAAGCCAATTGGGACTTCCAGTATCTTCAACACATATAGCAGTAGGTGGAGTGTTTGGAGTAGGATTTTTAAGAGAGTTTTTGGATAATAATGAGAAGAGATTTTTGCAAGAAACAAGAAAAAGGTTTAAAAGACATAAACGAGAATTGGACTTGATGCAAGAAGAGTTGAATAGATTAGAGATAATAAAAGATAAATCAAAAACACATTATGTAAAAATAGTAGAGTTGTATAAAAAGATAGATGATAAAGAGAATTTGGTAAAACAAGAGAGAAAAGATGTAAAAGATGCAAAAAGTACAAAATATGTAAAAAGGGATGCTATTAAGAAGATAATAGCAGCTTGGATTATAACTGTACCTGCTGCGGCTATTCTTTCTGCGGCTATCTTTTTTATGATTAAAGGTATTATGGTTATTGCATAGGAAATTTTCCTATGCAAACTCTTTTTATTTATCTCATTAATGCTAAAATTTCTAAAACTTTTTAGGAATCTACAATCGAAGCTATATTTTCTGTTTTACCTGTTTATTTTTTTATTTTATTAGGTTTTGTTGCTAAAAAAAAATTTACTACTCAAATTGATGAAAAAACTTTAGTTCTTTTATCTTTATATTTTTTTCAACCAATTCTAATAGTTTGGGGATTAACTAAAACTCCTATAAACTATGAATTTATAATGTCACCAATTTTTTATCTAATAATTGTTTTAATAACTTTATCTGTATTAATCTTTATTTCTAAGATTGTATTTACTTCAAGAACAGATGAATCTATTTATTTAGGGAGTGCACTTGTTGGAAATACAGGTAATTTAGGAATTCCACTTGGAATTGCACTTTTTGGCGTTGAATCAGTACCTTATACAAGTATCATAAATATTGCAAATATTTTTTTCATGTATACAATATCTGTGTATTTCTTTGCACGTGAACAATTTTCTTTAAAAGGTGCATTATTTTCTATTTTAAAAATACCAGCAATTTGGTTTGCATTATTTGCACTTTTTTTAAACTATTATCAAATCCCAATAAGTGAACATATTCAAGTTGCTTTAGATATGGGAGCTTATACCTCTTTGACAATTCAACTTTTTATTTTTGGTGTATATCTTTATAGTGTTAAAATAAAAACTATCCCTTGGAAATTGTCTTTACATGTTTCTTTTGCAAAACATATATTATTACCATTGATTGGAATTTTTATTGTTATTTCTTTTACAAATTTTAACTCTTTTGTTGCTTCAATTTTGATTATGGAACTTATGGTTCCTCTTGCTGTTAATAATGTTAATTTTTCAGTTTTATATAACTGTAAACCTTTTGAGGTTGCATCTACGATTTTAGTCTCTAGTACAATTTTTGTAGCAATATTATATTTTTATATTGAAATTATAAATTATTTTATAAAGTAGGTTTTTATGTGTGGAATTATTGGAACAAATTTTTTATCACCTAGATTTGATAAATCTTTAGAACTTTTACATCATAGAGGTCCAGACTTTCAAAATTCAATTAAAATTGATGATAAACAATTTGGTCATACAAGACTTGCAATAATTGATTTAGATGAAGAAGCAAATCAGCCAATGATATTTGATGATATCTTACTTGTTTTTAATGGTGAAATTTATAATTACAAAGAATTGATTCACGTGGAACATTTAGAGTGTAAAACAAAAAGTGATAGTGAAGTATTAATAAGACTTTATCAAAAGTATGGATTTGATTTTTTAAATAAATTAAATGGAATGTTTTCTTTTTGTATTTATGATATGAAAAAAGATTTATATTTCTGTGCACGTGATAGATATGGTAAAAAACCATTTTTCTACTATTTTAAAGATAATAAGTTTATTTTCTCATCAAGTGTAAAATCAATTTTAAATCTACTTGATTATAAACCAAATCTAAATAAAGTAGCACTTTCTAAATATGTGCAATATTTTGTATCTTTTGGTGAAGATTCTTTTTATCAAGATATTTATAAACTTGAAGCTTCTACATTGTTGATTTATGAGCCAAATAAAAGCCCTGAGCTTCAAAAGAAGAAATATTACAAGATAAATACCTATAAAGCTATAAAGGACGAAAAACGAGCTTTAAATGACATTGAAGAGCTATTATTTAAAAGTGTTGAAAATAGACTTAATAGTGACGTTGAAGTTGCTTCACTTTTAAGTGGTGGAATTGATAGTTCATTAATCTCTGCACTTTATACAAAAATTTCTGGAAAGAAAATTAATACCTTTAGTATTGGTTATGATGAATATAAAAATTATTGTGAACTAGATTTTGCACAAATTACAGCAAGTCATATAAACTCAAATCATCATCCAGTAGAAATAAATCAAAAAGAGTATATTAATCATTTTGAGCAAACACTTGATATGCTTGAAGAACCCCATGGAGATAGTGCAGCAATTCCCTTGAATATCTTAACAAAACAGATACATCAAGCTGGAATAAAAACTGTATTATCTGGTGAAGGAAGTGATGAGATATTTTTAGGTTATGATAATTATGCAAAGTTTTTAAAATATTATGAATTTGAAAAAAGTTTATCAAATGAACAAAATCTTTTTTTAAATGATATCATTGGAGCTTTACAAAATAATACTAAAGAGAGTGAATATTTAAGACGAATTGTAAAAAAACAAAATCTTTATAACTCTTTTGGAGAAATTTATACTGATATTCAAAGGAAAAGATTATTCAAAAAAGTTCCAACATTTAAAAGTGAAACTGCAAAACAAGATCCAGTTGATTGGATGAGTTATATTGATTTAAAAATATGGCTAGGAGAATCACTTTTATCAAAAGTTGATAGAATATCTATGGGAAATTCTTTAGAAGTGCGAACTCCATTTTTAGATTTTAATTTAGTAAATTATATGTTTAGTGTAGAATCATCTATCAAAGTTGGCGATACAAATAAATATCTCTTAAAGAAAATTGCTTCAAAATATATTCCTGATACAATAATAAATAGAACAAAAAAAGGATTTAATTCACCTTTTAACGAGTGGTTAAATAAAGAGTATAAAGATAAAATACTTGATGTAATTGTTGAAGTAAATAATCAAACAAATTTATTTAATCATGAGTATATTTTGTATATTTACGAGCTTTCAAAATCAAATAAATTTAAACAGCATTTATATTCACTTTTTGTTTTTTCTTTATGGTATAAAAAAGAATTTCTTTCTTAAGATAAAAGATTGTAAAATCAAGAAATTTTAGATTATAAGGGAAAAAAAGAAATTATGACTATATTAATTCCTGTAAATTCAAAAGATAGACATCAATGTGTAATATCATCAATAGAAGAAAACAAAGCTTGGGCATTTATAACTTTGGAAGAAGGTAAAATTTCAAAAGTAGAATTTTTTGATAGACGAGAAGATATTACTTGTTGGATTGATGCAGTTGTTGTTATTAACAATTTAGAATATGTTTGGCCTTTTATGGACGAAGGTATTATTGCACTTATTGCGCCAACTCAAAAAAGTATAGATGAAATTGTGGAAGCTTTTTTATTTAAAGATTTACACGATTTTTCAATCTAATGAAATTTAATAAAAAAGATTTAGAAACACTTACAAACATTATTGCCTCTAGACGTGATGTAAGAGGCAATAACTTTATAAATAAAAAAATATCAAACAAAGATTTATATACTATTTTAAACTCTGCCTTACACGCTCCATCTGTTGGTTATTCTCAACCTTGGAGATTTATAATTGTTGATGAAGAAAAACGAGCTTTTGTTTATAAACACTTTAGTAAATCATATGAAAAGAGTAAAGATAAATTTAAAGATAGACCTTTATATAACAATTTAAAATTAGAAGGTATAAAAGAATCAAATATAAATATTGCTGTATATTATAAAAAGAACAAAAAGAATATTCTTGGTCAAACATATATGAAAAGAACTGGTGAATACTCTGTTGTTTGTGCAATACTTAATATGTGGCTTACTTCTCGTGCTTTAAATATTGGTATGGGTTGGGTTTCTATTTTAAAACCTAAAAAAATTAATAAAATATTTGATATGGATAAAAATGAGTATAAATTTATTGCGTATTTATGCTTTGGTTATACAAAAGAGTTTTATGATGAACCAGAACTTAAAAAACTAAATTGGAATAAAGAGAAAAAACTCAAAGATTGCATACTTAATTAAGCCTTTTAATATTCACCTACTATTATAATGCTTCTCTATTTTTTAAGGAGAACAAATGAAAAAAATCTTTGTCAAATTATCTTTTTTATTTGTTTGTTTAAGTTTAATTACTTCTTTACAAGCAGATGATAAAGTATACAAATTAACAATGGCAACAACATGGACAGATACTACATCTCCATTAATTGACGCAGCAAAAAATATGGCTAAATTAGCTAATGATATGTCAAATGGAAGATTAGTTATAAAAGTTGATGCAGCAAATAAACATAAATCACCATTTGGTGTTTTAGATATGGTTAAAGCTGGACAATATGATATGGGTCACACAGCATCATATTATTGGAAAGGAAAAGATATAAATACTTTGCCTTTTACATCTATGCCTTTTGGTCTAACAAGTCCTGAACAATATGCGTGGTTTTATTATGGTGGTGGTTTGGATTTAATGCAAAAAGTTTATGCTAAACATGGTATTTTATCTTTTCCAGGTGGAAGCACAGGTGTTCAGATGGGTGGATGGTTTAGAAAAGAAATTAACTCACTTGATGATTTAAAAGGACTTAAAATGAGAATACCAGGTTTTGCTGGTGAAATTATGGCAAAACTAGGTGTTCAAGTTACAAATAATGCTCCAGGTGAACTTTATATGTCTTTAGAAAGAGGAACAATTGATGCACTTGAATGGGTTGGACCTTCAATGGATATAAGTATGGGATTTCATAAAATTGCGCCATTTTATTATACAGGTTGGCATGAACCTGCTTCAGAAATGCAATTTATTATAAATACTAAAAAGTTTGAAAAGTTACCAGCTGATTTAAAAGAGATTTTACTTGTTGCAATAAGAGTTAGTGCATACGATATGTATATTCAAAATTATGATATGAATGCAACAGCATGGCAAAAAATGAAAGCTGATTACCCAGATATTAAAGTGAAAACTTTTCCTAAACCTGTAATGGATGCAATGAAAAAAGCAAATCAGGAATTAAGAGTTCAGATGTCTAAAGAAAGTCCATTATTAAAAGAAGTTTTAGATTCACAAGATGCTTATATGAAGAAAGTTAGAGAGTGGACTAAAATGTCAGATTATTTATATTTAAAAGATAATCTAGAATAGAGAACCCTTCTCTATTCTAAAATCCATTTGGATTAAATCCTCCTGCAAAATCATCATTAAAATCTAAAGAAAAATTCTGAAAGTTAGGATTAGAAAATCCTTTTTGTACTGATATATTTTGAAGTTGTATTATATCTGCTTTTGGATCAATACTTTGAGGACAAACTAATGTACAGCTACTGCATAATGTACAATCCCAAATACCATTTATTTGTATATTAGCTAGAATTTTATCATTTGATTCAAGTTTAGCCTCATTTACATATCTTAATGCTCTTGTTAATGCAAAAGGACCTATAAAGTTTCTATTTACTTCATAAACTGGACAAGAACTAAAACATGAATTGCACAATATACAATTGCTTTGTAAATCAATTTGCTTTATATTATCTTGATTTATTTGTTTATTGGATTTTATATCTATATAACTTGAAGTTGATTTTATTAGGGATGTTTCATGTGAAACATCTATAATCAAGTCTTTTATCACTTTAGAATTTCTTAATGGTTCAATTAAATCATTTTCATTTATAAATGTCTTACAAGCTAATTTTTCAATGCCATTTACTCTTACAGCACACGAACCACAAACACCACTTTTACATCCACATCTAAAACTTAATGAATTATCAATTTTAGTTTTTATATAAATCAATGATTTGAGAAGATTTGAGTCTAATATTTCATATTCATTTTGTGAATCAACATTTAATTCTTTATTAAATCTTTTTATTCTTATTTTCATTGTATATCCTCAAAACCTATTTCTAATTTAGAATTTTTAAAATAAGTATATGAAAATTTTTCATATGATTTTAAACTCTCTTTATAATCCAATCGATTATGGCTTCCCCTACTTTCTTTTCTATTTTTAGCATTTAATGCAATAACTTTTGATATTTGTAGTATGTTTATAAATTCTAAAAATTCAACTAAATTTGTATTATAATATTTTGATTTATCACCTATTCCCATTTGATTTAAAATTGATAATTGTTCATCTAAAATTTCAATAAAATCGTTGATAGATTTTTCTGTTTTAAAGATACCCAACTTAGAGAATATTTCGTTAGAAAAAATCTCTTTATTCTCATAAAAATCGATTTTATTTGGATAATTGAAAATATCATTTATTAATTTAGTATTTATTTCTAAATGAGTTTGATTTGTATTAAAAGATTTGATTTCTTTTGCCTTTTTTGAAGCATT belongs to Arcobacter defluvii and includes:
- the bluB gene encoding 5,6-dimethylbenzimidazole synthase, coding for MKFNKKDLETLTNIIASRRDVRGNNFINKKISNKDLYTILNSALHAPSVGYSQPWRFIIVDEEKRAFVYKHFSKSYEKSKDKFKDRPLYNNLKLEGIKESNINIAVYYKKNKKNILGQTYMKRTGEYSVVCAILNMWLTSRALNIGMGWVSILKPKKINKIFDMDKNEYKFIAYLCFGYTKEFYDEPELKKLNWNKEKKLKDCILN
- a CDS encoding AEC family transporter; amino-acid sequence: MFSVLPVYFFILLGFVAKKKFTTQIDEKTLVLLSLYFFQPILIVWGLTKTPINYEFIMSPIFYLIIVLITLSVLIFISKIVFTSRTDESIYLGSALVGNTGNLGIPLGIALFGVESVPYTSIINIANIFFMYTISVYFFAREQFSLKGALFSILKIPAIWFALFALFLNYYQIPISEHIQVALDMGAYTSLTIQLFIFGVYLYSVKIKTIPWKLSLHVSFAKHILLPLIGIFIVISFTNFNSFVASILIMELMVPLAVNNVNFSVLYNCKPFEVASTILVSSTIFVAILYFYIEIINYFIK
- a CDS encoding TRAP transporter substrate-binding protein: MKKIFVKLSFLFVCLSLITSLQADDKVYKLTMATTWTDTTSPLIDAAKNMAKLANDMSNGRLVIKVDAANKHKSPFGVLDMVKAGQYDMGHTASYYWKGKDINTLPFTSMPFGLTSPEQYAWFYYGGGLDLMQKVYAKHGILSFPGGSTGVQMGGWFRKEINSLDDLKGLKMRIPGFAGEIMAKLGVQVTNNAPGELYMSLERGTIDALEWVGPSMDISMGFHKIAPFYYTGWHEPASEMQFIINTKKFEKLPADLKEILLVAIRVSAYDMYIQNYDMNATAWQKMKADYPDIKVKTFPKPVMDAMKKANQELRVQMSKESPLLKEVLDSQDAYMKKVREWTKMSDYLYLKDNLE
- a CDS encoding succinate dehydrogenase/fumarate reductase iron-sulfur subunit gives rise to the protein MKIRIKRFNKELNVDSQNEYEILDSNLLKSLIYIKTKIDNSLSFRCGCKSGVCGSCAVRVNGIEKLACKTFINENDLIEPLRNSKVIKDLIIDVSHETSLIKSTSSYIDIKSNKQINQDNIKQIDLQSNCILCNSCFSSCPVYEVNRNFIGPFALTRALRYVNEAKLESNDKILANIQINGIWDCTLCSSCTLVCPQSIDPKADIIQLQNISVQKGFSNPNFQNFSLDFNDDFAGGFNPNGF
- a CDS encoding inorganic phosphate transporter is translated as MLFKLQNNYKRFTLDIKTINSLEKATAKTLPDFAKLSLALLFIVVVFLWSYASHGNLPNNTFLIIGAVFGAYMAMNIGANDVANNVGPAVGSKALTLTGAIFIAAIFESLGAFIAGGDVVKTIKDGIINPDLIKNPEIFIWAMTAALLSAALWLNFATSIGAPVSTTHSIVGGVMGSGIAAAGFAIVSWDTVGKIVASWVVSPLLGGIIAAGFLYFIKKQIIYKENMIEASKKFVPILISVMTWTFSTYIILKGLKHLVDLNFFVASVIAFFITVGVYLLVKPLIAKSSNKLANTRASVNSLFNIPLVFAAALLSFAHGANDVANAIGPLAAINDAIVNVEIASKVSIPFWVMAVGAFGIVIGLTLYGPKLIKTVGSEITELDQMRAYSIAMAAAFTVIVASQLGLPVSSTHIAVGGVFGVGFLREFLDNNEKRFLQETRKRFKRHKRELDLMQEELNRLEIIKDKSKTHYVKIVELYKKIDDKENLVKQERKDVKDAKSTKYVKRDAIKKIIAAWIITVPAAAILSAAIFFMIKGIMVIA
- the asnB gene encoding asparagine synthase (glutamine-hydrolyzing); amino-acid sequence: MCGIIGTNFLSPRFDKSLELLHHRGPDFQNSIKIDDKQFGHTRLAIIDLDEEANQPMIFDDILLVFNGEIYNYKELIHVEHLECKTKSDSEVLIRLYQKYGFDFLNKLNGMFSFCIYDMKKDLYFCARDRYGKKPFFYYFKDNKFIFSSSVKSILNLLDYKPNLNKVALSKYVQYFVSFGEDSFYQDIYKLEASTLLIYEPNKSPELQKKKYYKINTYKAIKDEKRALNDIEELLFKSVENRLNSDVEVASLLSGGIDSSLISALYTKISGKKINTFSIGYDEYKNYCELDFAQITASHINSNHHPVEINQKEYINHFEQTLDMLEEPHGDSAAIPLNILTKQIHQAGIKTVLSGEGSDEIFLGYDNYAKFLKYYEFEKSLSNEQNLFLNDIIGALQNNTKESEYLRRIVKKQNLYNSFGEIYTDIQRKRLFKKVPTFKSETAKQDPVDWMSYIDLKIWLGESLLSKVDRISMGNSLEVRTPFLDFNLVNYMFSVESSIKVGDTNKYLLKKIASKYIPDTIINRTKKGFNSPFNEWLNKEYKDKILDVIVEVNNQTNLFNHEYILYIYELSKSNKFKQHLYSLFVFSLWYKKEFLS